The Nothobranchius furzeri strain GRZ-AD chromosome 6, NfurGRZ-RIMD1, whole genome shotgun sequence genome includes a region encoding these proteins:
- the LOC107390265 gene encoding drebrin-like protein B has protein sequence MAVSLSKNGPALMAAYKEVVNEKSDTNWALFTYEGNSNDIRLADKGDGGLEELVEELNSGKVMYAFCRVKDPNSGLSKYVLINWTGEGVKDSRKAVCANHLGSIASFLKGAHVTINARAEEDVEPESILAKVAKASGASFNFHKESQRYIEPPKGPVGSVYRKTNAVEEIQRINKDDFWDKTQRDEKLRQQEESRRAEQERQRLERERKEMDEKQAKERERRAKERAQQIEQEKMLQKQREEEEGEREREKQRKNQQENMNKRTGISSAASVQKANEAKSLISQRTFNPRDMFKQREQSIETINYSSAAPRPGKLQNPFQAQKSFEKKEPEYPQSPASPAASQFSMHSLPKVPVLPIFPVSPTVAVSPPTPDSTSPPYQPKGYTEGAEWSDEFDDDEDEATAGSNPVQADLRETPDPAENLYENIYEAESGTEDQAGGSGICAKAIYDYQAADETEITFDPGDVITQIEMIDEGWWKGLGPRGSHGLFPANYVEVIPSTLFAADDDSW, from the exons ATGGCAGTGAGCCTGAGTAAAAACGGACCTGCTCTCATGGCCGCCTACAAAGAGGTGGTGAATGAAAAGTCGGACACAAACTG GGCTCTGTTCACCTACGAAGGCAACAGTAATGACATCCGGCTGGCAGATAAAGGAG atggtggCTTAGAAGAGTTAGTGGAGGAGCTGAACAGTGGGAAGGTGATGTATGCCTTCTGTCGAGTCAAGGACCCCAACTCTGGTCTGTCAAAGTATGTCCTCATAAACTGG ACAGGTGAAGGTGTGAAGGACTCTCGTAAAGCAGTGTGTGCCAATCATTTGGGCTCCATAGCATCCTTTCTCAAG GGAGCTCACGTGACCATCAACGCCCGTGCAGAGGAAGATGTGGAACCAGAGTCCATCTTGGCCAAAGTAGCCAAAGCTTCTGGGGCTAGCTTTAACTTTCACAAAGAATCCCAACGTTACATAGAACCACCCAAAGGACCTGTG GGCTCCGTGTATCGAAAAACCAACGCCGTGGAGGAGATCCAACGGATCAACAAGGACGACTTCTGGGACAAGACTCAG AGGGACGAAAAGCTGCGTCAACAGGAGGAGAGCAGGAGGGCGGAGCAGGAGAGGCAGAGGCTGGAGCGAGAGAGGAAAGAAATGGATGAAAAGCAGgcaaaggagagagagaggagagcaaaGGAGAGAGCTCAGCAGATCGAACAGGAGAA GATGCTTCAGAaacagagagaggaggaggagggggagagagAAAGGGAGAAACAGCGAAAG AACCAGCAGGAAAATATGAACAAGAGGACAGGAATCAGCTCTGCTGCATCAGTGCAAAAAGCTAAT GAGGCCAAGTCTCTGATTTCTCAGAGGACATTTAATCCCAGAGACATGTTCAAACAAAGGGAGCAGAGCATTGAGACCATCAACTATTCTTCTGCTGCCCCCAGACCTG GAAAGCTGCAGAATCCGTTTCAGGCTCAGAAATCATTTGAGAAGAAAGAACCGGAATATCCTCAGAGTCCAGCATCTCCCGCTGCATCACAGTTTTCCATGCACTCCCTTCCGAAGGTCCCAGTCTTACCCATCTTTCCAGTTTCACCTACTGTAGCTGTCTCACCTCCAACACCAGATTCCACATCTCCACCGTACCAGCCTAAAG GTTACACTGAGGGGGCAGAGTGGTCAGATGagtttgatgatgatgaagatgaagccaCTGCAG GGAGCAACCCAGTTCAGGCTGATCTGCGTGAGACTCCAGATCCAGCTGAGAATCTCTACGAGAACATTTATGAAGCTGAATCTGGG ACTGAAGACCAAGCAGGTGGGAGCGGGATCTGTGCCAAAGCCATCTACGATTACCAGGCTG CGGATGAAACTGAGATAACCTTTGACCCCGGTGATGTCATAACCCAGATAGAAATGATTGATGAAGGCTGGTGGAAGGGTTTGGGCCCTCGTGGAAGCCACGGCTTGTTTCCTGCCAACTATGTAGAGGTTATTCCAAGCACTTTGTTTGCAGCTGATGACGACAGCTGGTAA